A stretch of the Nicotiana tabacum cultivar K326 chromosome 6, ASM71507v2, whole genome shotgun sequence genome encodes the following:
- the LOC107800897 gene encoding UDP-xylose transporter 3-like, whose amino-acid sequence MSENKRFQLGTIGALSLSVVSSVSIVICNKALMSSLGFRFATTLTSWHLLVTFCSLHVALWMKLFEHKPFDPRTVVGFGILNGISIGLLNLSLGFNSVGFYQMTKLAIIPCTVLLETLFLSKKFSRSIQLSLCVLLLGVGIATVTDLQLNFLGSILSLLAILTTCVAQIMTNTIQKKFKVSSTQLLYQSSPYQAMTLFISGPFLDKFLTQQNVFAFRYTPQVLVFIALSCLIAVSVNFSTFLVIGKTSPVTYQVLGHLKTCLVLAFGYILLHDPFNWRNILGILIALIGMVLYSYYCSREGQKKAIEVSVQLQTKEGESDPLIGMENGAGAIDDVALPIAPIRKADKDLNA is encoded by the exons ATGAGTGAGAACAAGCGTTTTCAGCTAGGGACAATTGGAGCTTTGTCTCTGTCTGTTGTTTCGTCAGTATCGATTGTGATATGCAATAAAGCGCTTATGAGCTCTTTAGGTTTCCGTTTTG CTACAACTTTGACAAGCTGGCATCTACTGGTCACTTTTTGCTCCCTCCATGTGGCGCTATGGATGAAGCTATTTGAACACAAACCTTTTGATCCAAGAACTGTAGTTGGATTTGGTATTCTCAATGGAATTTCAATTGGTTTGCTAAACCTTAGCCTTGGTTTCAATTCTGTTGGTTTTTATCAG ATGACGAAGCTTGCAATCATTCCATGCACTGTACTATTAGAGACACTATTCCTCAGCAAGAAATTCAG CCGGAGCATTCAACTCTCTCTTTGCGTTCTTCTTTTGGGTGTTGGAATTGCAACTGTAACCGATCTACAGCTGAACTTCTTGGGCTCTATCTTGTCACTCCTTGCTATTCTTACGACTTGTGTTGCTCAAATT ATGACCAATACCATCCAGAAGAAGTTCAAGGTTTCTTCAACACAACTGTTGTATCAATCTAGTCCATACCAAGCCATGACTTTGTTCATCTCTGGTCCATTTCTGGATAAGTTTTTGACTCAGCAAAATGTATTTGCCTTCAGATATACACCACAAGTGCTG GTTTTCATTGCCCTCTCCTGCTTGATCGCAGTCTCTGTTAACTTTAGCACATTCCTTGTGATTGGAAAGACATCCCCTGTCACCTACCAAGTCCTTGGCCATCTCAAAACCTGTCTAGTATTAGCTTTTGGGTATATCTTACTTCATGACCCATTCAACTGGAGGAATATTCTTGGAATCCTCATTGCTTTGATAGGAATGGTTCTCTATTCATATTATTGCAGCCGCGAAGGTCAGAAAAAAGCTATAGAAGTATCGGTACAACTTCAG ACAAAGGAAGGTGAATCTGATCCTCTAATAGGCATGGAAAACGGAGCTGGTGCAATAGATGATGTAGCTCTGCCGATAGCCCCAATTAGAAAAGCAGACAAGGATTTAAATGCTTGA